Proteins from a genomic interval of Candidatus Neomarinimicrobiota bacterium:
- a CDS encoding T9SS type A sorting domain-containing protein, translated as VNHPDTTTLITGLINDLTYYFRVAAVDEAGNKSLFSNEASATPFNSHLGDFALLTPAADSVIVREGVAIWDSVTFSWEAAEDPDGDSLYYRFEPAGQHSWLFPAMDTNATTISLIPQIDVVANGAAHDTLFLNWNVAAIDGKDTTWSSNGPRALKFAFYYPPSATVANNGLPTAFALHPAYPNPFNPSATIRFDLPGAADVQLVIYDILGREVVRLMDHRLEAGDHHVIWDSKAATGQDVPSGIYIARLVTAEYSKSIKMVLLK; from the coding sequence GTAAACCATCCTGACACCACCACGCTCATCACCGGCCTGATCAATGACTTGACCTACTACTTCAGGGTCGCGGCGGTGGATGAAGCCGGGAACAAAAGCCTGTTTTCCAATGAAGCCAGTGCTACGCCTTTCAACAGCCATCTAGGCGACTTTGCTCTACTAACCCCCGCCGCTGATTCGGTCATCGTGCGCGAAGGAGTCGCTATCTGGGACTCCGTGACCTTCAGCTGGGAAGCGGCGGAAGACCCGGACGGCGATTCCCTGTACTATCGCTTTGAGCCGGCAGGCCAACATTCCTGGCTGTTTCCGGCGATGGACACGAATGCGACAACAATTTCCCTTATTCCACAAATCGATGTAGTGGCAAACGGCGCAGCCCACGACACCCTCTTCCTGAATTGGAACGTGGCCGCGATTGATGGGAAGGACACAACTTGGTCCAGCAACGGTCCTCGAGCACTAAAATTCGCTTTCTACTATCCGCCCTCAGCAACTGTCGCAAATAATGGCCTACCTACCGCCTTCGCACTCCATCCAGCCTATCCCAACCCTTTCAATCCCAGTGCCACTATCCGTTTCGACTTGCCGGGGGCCGCCGATGTACAACTGGTGATCTACGATATTTTGGGCCGAGAAGTTGTGCGCCTGATGGACCATCGCCTTGAAGCGGGAGATCATCACGTTATATGGGATAGCAAAGCCGCTACTGGCCAAGACGTTCCTTCGGGTATCTACATCGCCCGACTGGTGACAGCAGAGTACAGCAAGTCCATCAAGATGGTACTGCTGAAGTAG
- a CDS encoding ArsR/SmtB family transcription factor, whose amino-acid sequence MSTIRDVAQICKALAEHHRLRILKMLELQPLCVCEITAVLQLATSTVSKHLSILRDAGLIIDQKDGKWVNYCLNDLSDLPQIKPLLSSISSGLVDDRIIQQDAENVKSVDRYEICNV is encoded by the coding sequence ATGAGCACTATCAGAGATGTGGCCCAGATATGCAAGGCCCTCGCCGAGCATCATCGCCTCCGCATCCTGAAAATGCTGGAGCTCCAACCCCTCTGCGTATGTGAGATCACCGCAGTGCTGCAATTGGCCACTTCCACGGTCTCGAAGCATCTGTCCATCCTCCGCGATGCCGGCCTCATTATCGACCAGAAAGACGGCAAGTGGGTGAACTATTGCCTGAACGACTTATCAGATCTCCCTCAGATCAAGCCGCTGCTCAGCTCCATCTCTAGCGGATTGGTTGACGATAGAATTATCCAACAGGATGCCGAAAATGTAAAATCTGTTGACCGATATGAGATCTGTAACGTTTAA